One genomic window of Solanum dulcamara chromosome 12, daSolDulc1.2, whole genome shotgun sequence includes the following:
- the LOC129877433 gene encoding plasma membrane-associated cation-binding protein 1-like — protein sequence MGYWKAKVLPKIKQIFDKNGPKKAAAAEACKTFDEAKEEYNKEFEEKKTELQPKVVEIYEAAAVEIKSLVKEPKGAGLKKNSDGVQKFLDELVKIEFPGSKVVSEASSNFGPSYVPGPVLFVFEKVSTFIVTEDKKEEEPTAADVAPADQHATATPVEEVEVKEKEIVIEAGESKKEEEPAIADVASTTKVEDAPAPANVVPAVKVEEAPAAAAAPEPPKA from the exons ATGGGATACTGGAAAGCAAAAGTTCTTCCAAAGATCAAACAGATCTTTGATAAAAATGGACCCAAGAAGGCTGCTGCTGCTGAGGCATGCAAAACTTTTGATGAAGctaag GAGGAGTACAATAAGGAGTTTGAAGAGAAAAAGACTGAGCTACAACCCAAAGTTGTTGAAATTTATGAAGCTGCTGCAGTTGAGATCAAG agtTTAGTGAAGGAACCAAAGGGTGCAGGGCTGAAGAAAAACTCAGATGGGGTTCAGAAATTCCTTGATGAGCTTGTCAAGATTG AATTTCCGGGATCAAAAGTTGTTAGTGAAGCAAGTTCAAACTTTGGGCCTTCTTATGTACCCGGCCCAGTTCTCTTTGTGTTCGAAAAAGTCTCCACTTTTATAGTCACAGAagataagaaggaagaagaaccCACGGCTGCTGACGTGGCACCTGCTGATCAACACGCAACAGCCACGCCAGTTGAAGAGGTGGAGGTGAAGGAGAAGGAAATAGTTATTGAAGCTGGGGAATCAAAGAAGGAAGAGGAACCAGCTATTGCTGACGTGGCATCTACAACCAAAGTGGAAGATGCGCCTGCACCTGCTAACGTGGTACCTGCAGTTAAGGTGGAAGAAGCACCTGCAGCCGCAGCAGCACCAGAACCACCAAAGGCTTAA